TGTTGTTGCAGCCCAAGCCCCAATGAATGATCTGCGGTTACATGAAATAACGTTGCAGGTGCAGAGCCATTAATCTCTGCATTTATGCCTttgagtatacaggtatgggacctgttatccagaatgctcaggacctggggttttccagataatggatctttcccataatttggatcttcatgccttaagtctactagaaaatcatgtaaacattagggatgggcgaatttattaaccgaaaaaatgaagcccatagacttctatggtgTTGTTCGTCAAAATGAAAAAACGcgcggtaaaaaaaaaattcgccgcgcggcaaaatttttttaaaacccatagactttaatggacgtcgGCGACATTTAgctggcggtgaatttttggcgaaacaaaacggttcaaattcgcccatccctagtaaacattaaggggcagatttatcaaaggtcgaggtgaattttcaaatgaaaaaaattcgaatttcgagctatgtTTGTGTACttcaattagggaatagtccaaattcgattcgagtttgaaaaaaattaaaaaatttgaatatggaaACTGTCGTACTGTCTCTTTcgacttcgatcattcgccatctaaaacctgccgaattgctgttttagcctatgggggacctcctagaacttatttagagtcaattggtggtttTGAAAAACTTCTacttgaattcgattgaatgcgctattacttcgattcgaatttggccgaatacggatctattcgatcaaaaacggacctatttgaccaaaaaaaacttcaacttaatttcggttgctcgttttgaattcaaatttcaacgtttttcaaatccgaaattcgacccttgataaatctgtcccacagTGTGGGAACCAGTGGTTGGTGGCTGCACTAGGAAGTACTTGTATATTCAGTCAGCAGAGGgcagcatacaaaaaaaaatcattatttttattcctttttttacatttcatattaattttataaaatacagaacATGTACAGTTATTCCAAGCCCCTCCCCCTTAagattttctttttaagaaataaaatcgTAGAACGTAAAGTCCATAGTTTAATTCTTTCTGCGTTTATATCTGACGAGCGGGTCGTTGGGCGTGTGAATCATAGTCGTGTAGTTTATCGTCGGGAAGTTTCCGTCCACCAGTTCAAATTCATACGTGCGGAGCATCGTCGACCAAATCGTCTTGATCTGAACGTAAGCGAAGTTCTCCCCGATGCAGCGATGCCGACCTGCAGGGAACACAATGGGGCTGATGAGAACGAGCTCTTGATCAATGATAATCCTCAGAACCATCACCAGTTTTTATGTAGGAATAAAAATGGAATTCCAATGTCTTATAATTCAGGAGTTATCTAgagacactgttttattacatttcctcatcAGAGAAACCATAACTGTCCTACTCATATGATAAAAAtgctgattattttttattttattagctgGATTCAGAAATCCACACGTAATAATGTTTAATGACACATCCCAGACCATGTTGGTATATAAGACCTGTACTATGCAGAGGAGAAAGCACTAGAtattaagggtcagtccacacaagcagattcagggagattagtcgccccggtgacaaatcgcctcttctttggggcgataatctccctaaactgccttcccccatctataatgaaaattgcctgcggcaatgcacacacgacgcttcgttttccgaagtcgcccgaagtgaaaCTTCCAGCGAGTCTCCTGTTGGGatacaggctgtttgtgtgcctgccacgtggtaGCCAATATCTTGTCCAACAGGAAACgtatttggggcaggtagcgctacctggggacaatggtactcttttggggaaaagggactgagactctttgtgccagaatggactgccacaggttcccagggGAGTGGGTCATGTATGTTGATATAAGTGAagatttactttgcctttaaactttgcataaagttatatttgttacacaATAAAGTGTATGTTTGAATgtattcctaatggggccacccgcaggtgaattcccggatcccattaggtggaggcactgccaggagaagaaattcccagtacccttccaccttgcaaacacttttttaagttcacttgttttcagattgttcaccataaacaaagacttttttcaattgctttttattttttaatgtttgtgtctctggtgtttgtctggcagttcagtgatccaggagcagattctgaactgttacaatttgctacatttagttgatacaattagttgttacatttctcagcagcatctgtggaatattagcaactattgtatcacttCTTaccgctgcctgtaatgaaactcagggattctgctcagtaggatcaaacataaaaaatgtatcaactaaatgtatcaatttagaagtttacagggtcagcgaccccccctcctcccagagctgctttagaaagtgaaaacaaaactttacacttcaatattagaaaaatggtcacaaatagaaaataattgaaaaaagtctttattttcaactgaactgaaaattgtgtttgaaggtgaacaacccctttaagtgatttaTTTCTAGCCCAGTTCTCTTTATTTGAGCTGGCCTCCAGCACATGCATAGAATAATAAAGGTCTGTATGTGGGTAAGTATTAGGGAACATATGGGATTCATTTACCCTGGGGATGTACTAGGACAACTAATGGAAATGAGACCCATCTGATTTAGCCCAAGTAGTCCTTTCATTGAAGCGACTCCCAACAAACAGTATAATGTGTTTTTACCTCTATCTCAAAGAAGTAACAATTAAGCCTCACATTTGTACATCCGATACTAGAAAAACCAATGGGCAGTTATATAAAAGGTTACCTGCTCCAAAAGGAACATATGCAAACTTTTCTCCGGCTGCTGGGTTGTCATGGAGATATCGGTCAGGATTAAACTctgtatttttgtcccaagtgtccctGAGGCGGTGATTGACAGTGGGGGATACACAGACCTGATGGCCAGGGGGGATATTGTATCCAGCAAccgactgcaaaaaaaaaaaggtagggaAAGAGTGAAAATCTGTAAATATACCATGTATCCAGCAACAGCTGATATCAGTAGCGACGCACTAAATAGTTCAGTTCTGGATTCATTACTGAATCGTCTCTAGATGTTCATTCTATAGATGGTAGGTTTCAGCACAGTGATCCACTATTGGGATTATATGACAAATTAAACAGTGATTCAGTGATTCTGAAAGGAATAAAACGTATGAATACAGATGGATACAGTCTCACCAGCCACATTGTCAGCTTCAGCATTTAGGttttaaaggataattcaacccgtagtttaaaaaaaccctcccctctACCCTGGGTAGATCCCCCGCCCCCCAGGCAAGTGCCCCTAATtatttactcacccctctgtgcagatccTGGCCTCGGAGTTTACAGCGggcatcttcttcttctccggaaATCTTTGTGTATTGAcggcattttcggcgcatgcccatttggagtaaatttccagtcccgtacaactgcgtatgcgccgaaagtcacggaaatttaaaaaaaaattcggaaatgtccgtgactttcggcacatgtgcagtggtTTGGGACCAGAagtttactccaactgcgcatgcaccgagaCTACCGAAAAAgactgaagaaagaagatggcgcccttgaactCCCGTGGCCAGAATCTGCaaggaggggtgagtaaaaaaattaggggcatttacccgggtcGTGGGCAGGTAGGCTGGTGAGGCGGAGGGACTACCCAGGGtggggtgggtttttttttattaggggttgaattcttctttaagtgACCTGTTCCAATGAGACATTCAGAATATGCTCAATCACTAAGTACAGcctaatatttccttttcttcataTTCTGTAAAGAaagttttgatttggaatagaatgtgcagggttccaaatgcattttgcatatgcagaaaaaaagcttttatatagatattgagctttattcacttttttttaaacacactgccgTTATTCTGAACACTTGCTTTTGTTTACTAACCTGGGGTGTCCGAGCCATTCTCATCATTGTCATTATGGGTGGTCTTAATCTCAGAGTCTCCTTTATGCATCGGTCCAAGACTTGCATATCCTTCAGCTGGAAATATAATGAAGGTACAATTACTTGTATAGATAATGAGCAAACTGTACTGTATAACGTCCGCCTCTTTTGCTACAGTTTATCTGCTATTCACTTCAAAAACAAATACTATAAAGTCCACTCAATTGTCCTGCTGAGTATAAACACCGTACATGTATATGACATtacataaataatgttttattagtcttaaaggaattattcagtataaaaataaaaactgggtaaagagatagaattcaaaataagaaaatgtttctaatatagttaccaaaaatgtaatgtatgaaggctggagtgactgggtgtgtaacaatagccagaacactacttcctgcttttcagctctcttggtttttccactgattggttaccaggcagtaaccaatcagagacttgaggggggggggccacatgggtcatatctgttgcttttgaatttgagctgaatgctgagggtcaattacaaactcactgaacagttatgtcccatgtggccccccttcaagtcactgactaactcagagttagagagctgaaaagcaggaagtagtgttctggctattatgttagacaaccagtcactccagcctttatacattacatttttagctaactaactatattagaagttcacgggcgccatcgtCTTCTCTTCGGTAAACTTCGGGAAGAGATCggcatattggcgcatgcgcagttggagcaaggttctggttcgcgacaactgcacatgcgccgaaagtaacagaaattgccgaatcgccagaagaagacccgaagagaataagatggtgcctgtgaattctgctgcacagaatctgcactgaggggtaagtaaagagttaggggcatttaccaaggaTAACACCTAGGGAgggtgggtctatgtagggtaggggggtagggtttttttaataaagggtttggttctcctttaagaaagtaaATGCAAATGATTGGTGGCCAACCTGATCATAGTTGAGAGGAGGCAAGTCTTCCCCACAAACTGCCTTCTGTTCTGCAAAGCACTGATCCTGGAGAGATTTCTTCTGGGCCAGGAAGAATCCCATCCAAGCGCTGGTGGTCGAAGAAGTGTGTTGTCCGGCCAGCAATAACCCTATCAGCATCCCTGCAATCTCATCGTCATTTAAAGGGGTCCCATCTCTGCAAACAGAATAACATTGAGAAAGTGCAAGaacatatttatttactgtatatatatatataactacaaaCTGAACAGTCCTACAGGATTCTCAGCTTACTTGTAGGTGGCATCGATCAGTGTTTGTAGCATGTCGTCCTCTCGCTCAGCAGAATTCCTGCGTTTCTGTATCACTTGGTAGAAAATGTTCTTGATCTCTCTATGAGCTCGGTCTCTGCGTCTGTAAAAGTAGCAGGCGGTTACCAGTCAGGTGAATCACTGACCTTAAATCAGACTTCATAAAGTTCATCATGTCGAGGGAAACTAAAGGTCATCATAGACGCTAAGAATTTTTTCTCTTAAAACGACTAATTTTAGTGCGATCCAACTGATtcgacattggtcagaaaatggatcggtcaggttagaagattttcattgttAACATTGAAATGTagccattgtccaattgtttacagggccaagcagacagctacccacagttttcctggcttcaactagacaatatcaatTGAtatagtctttttagttgatgcacaaatgctaaaaatgctgtattttgtatactaaacataaacgtgAACTCACTGCATCagaaacctaatcaaacaaatgatttatgctttcaaagttggccacagggggccaccatcttgtaactttgttaaacttctttgcaagaccaggaccatgcacatgctcagtttggtctaagcttcaattgggaggttaaaggaaaactatacccccaaaatgtatacttaagcaacagattttatttcatattaagtggcatattaaaagaatcttatcaaactggtatatatatatatatttaagtaaatattgcgcttttacatctcttgccttgaaccaccattttgtgatggtctttgttctgcctcagagatcacctgaccagaaatactacaactctaactgtaacatgaataagtctggaagcaaaagacacaactctgtctgttaattggctcatgtgacctaacatgtatggtttgtttgtgtgcaaagtgaatcgtaccagggggtggcccttattttttaaaatggcaattttctatttaggattacccaatggcacctactactagaaaagtatattattatgaaaatggtttctttacatgtagcagggttttacatgtgagttgttttatgcaatatcttttttatagagacctacattgtttggggtacagttttcctttaagcttagggatcatcataaattataaaaacagcacaagtcaaataatatctgccatagaagcggatacagcaagactgattaataatcagaatatgcagccTGCACTGGTTCTGTGGATACAAATCCACAAAtccggctgctttatagggaaacaaataaagctgttCTAGTTCTGGGAcgctgccgtttgaaagtatgattgtttccctgcagaacagttagggacatctgaagtttcctatccgcagcagtcagagaaaGCAAATGAAGagagaatctcactgcatacaggcaggtttcttataaaaacggtagacattttttatttgaagtaaaTTGAAGATAGATTACTTttgcattaaagaaaataaaaatgggtttttatttttttgcctttacatcccctttaaagggattctgtcatgatttttatggtgtagtttgtatttctaaattacactgtttacactgcaaataattcactctaccatgtaaaatttaattcctgaaccggcaagtgtatttttttagttgtaatattgctgtgtagaCTAAGGTCATGTGGTTTCaaaaagagacagcactttaggatggaactgctttttggcaggctgttgtttctcctactcaatgtctcagtgggacccggtttttactatttagtgttgttcttagatctaccaggcagctgttatcttgcatcagggagctgctatctggttaccttcccattgttctgttgttaggctgctgggggggaaagggagggggtgatatcactctaacttgtagtacagcagtaaagagtgactgaagtttatcagagcacaagtcacatgactggggcagctgggaaactgacaatatgtctagccccatgtcagatttcaaaattaattataaaaaaccctgtttgctctttagagaaatggatttcagagcaaaattctgctggagcagcactattaactaatgtgttttgaaaaaaacatgtttttccatgacagtatccctttaaggattttggCACTACAGACCTTCTTTGAGGAAAACCTTGGGATCCCAGCACCTTTACCAAAGCCTACAGTAAATGGTTGCTTGAGCAAGTTACTGGAATAAAGGGAAAGCTAAAGCACATACAC
This is a stretch of genomic DNA from Xenopus laevis strain J_2021 chromosome 6S, Xenopus_laevis_v10.1, whole genome shotgun sequence. It encodes these proteins:
- the cyp51a1.S gene encoding cytochrome P450 family 51 subfamily A member 1 S homeolog translates to MLLSLWEAGGTLLEEAVGGSLASRVLIPCTFLLALAYVSKLAFKHLMAEDPGNVKYPPYISSNIPFLGHAIAFGKSPISFLENAYDKYGPVFSFTMVGKTFTYLVGSDAAALLFNSKNEDLNAEDVYSRLTTPVFGKGVAYDVPNPIFLEQKKMFKTGLNIAHFKTHVQMIEEETKEYFERWGDSGVRNLFEALSELIILTASRCLHGKEIRSMLNERVAQLYADLDGGFTHAAWLLPGWLPLPSFRRRDRAHREIKNIFYQVIQKRRNSAEREDDMLQTLIDATYKDGTPLNDDEIAGMLIGLLLAGQHTSSTTSAWMGFFLAQKKSLQDQCFAEQKAVCGEDLPPLNYDQLKDMQVLDRCIKETLRLRPPIMTMMRMARTPQSVAGYNIPPGHQVCVSPTVNHRLRDTWDKNTEFNPDRYLHDNPAAGEKFAYVPFGAGRHRCIGENFAYVQIKTIWSTMLRTYEFELVDGNFPTINYTTMIHTPNDPLVRYKRRKN